CCAGAGACTTGCCCTCGCTAATGCAACCGGGCAGATCCGGATACACGATGGTGTAACTTCCATCCTCATTGGGATGGAACACAGCCGGATAGACATATTCCACAGACAGACGCCTCCTTTTTATCAGGTCGCCGCGGTTCATTTCAGCCCTGCGGCTTTCAAAATGGCTTTTGCTGTAAATTCATTGATTTCTCGGTGATGGGGGACTTGCACCGGACGACTGCCAGTCTTTTCATAAATGGTATGATCTTCGCTTCTCACCTCTTTGTAACCAGCCGCCTCCAGCTTTTTGATCAAGTCCCGAGATTTCATATCGTCACCGCCCTTATGCGCTTATTATACTACGCATTTTACGTAATGTCAACAGGAAAGGGACGGTTCATTTTTGTCCTAACACCTCGAAGCAAACCCCCGCAGAGCCATTGACATTCAAGGCTCTGCGGGAGTTTTGTTTTGCAAGGGGCCGTAAAACCGCACCCAAACCGCGTCGCCGCTACTCGGACATCGCGCGCTTGGCCTCCAGCTTGCGTTTTTGCTCCGGCGTCAGAATGTCATGTAGCCACGTTTCCCATTTCAAGTCGCACATCCTCCGCTCCTCGTTACGCCGCTTGCGGCATCCCTCGTGATACCCCTCGTCGTAGCGGACTTCGAGGGCAACATCCATATCCCATTCGGTCGTCAGCATATTCAGCACCTCCGCTGCGTATTGTTCCAAATAATCGGCGAGAATCCCCCGCTCCACGCAATATTGAACCGCCGCATTCACAGCCTCCGTCAACGCCAGGCCGTCCGCCTCGTATTCCCGGACTTTCGCCACGAACACGGCGTACTGCGACAGCGTCTCACTGCGCCC
This sequence is a window from Oscillospiraceae bacterium. Protein-coding genes within it:
- a CDS encoding type II toxin-antitoxin system HicA family toxin, whose translation is MKSRDLIKKLEAAGYKEVRSEDHTIYEKTGSRPVQVPHHREINEFTAKAILKAAGLK